In Desulfoferula mesophila, the genomic window CATGGCCTTTTTGCGTTTGGGGCAGGCCGGGCGGCGGGGAGTCGGCTCAGGCAGGAACAAGGAAGAGAAAGATGGCACTGGCAAGCAAGATGGAAATCGAAGTAGAGGCGGTAGAAGCGATGGCCGCCGGGGCGGTGGCGCACAAGCTCAAACCCCAGGCGCTTCTGGTGAGCCGCGAGGCCAAACCCCAAGACACCGTGGTGCACGCCGGTCCGGTGAGCGTGGGCGGCGGCGGCTTCACCGTGATCGCCGGACCCTGCTCGGTGGAAAACCCAGAGCAGATGCTCTGCACCGCCCGCTGGGCCCAGCGCTACGGCGCGGCCATCCTCCGGGGTGGGGCCTACAAGCCGCGCACCTCCCCCTACAGCTTCCAGGGCCTGGGCCGCGAAGGCCTGGAGCTTCTGGCCCAGGCGAGGCGCCTCACCGGGCTGCCCATAGTCACCGAGGTGATGGACAGCAGCGACATCGACCTGGTGGCCGAGTACGCCGACGTGATCCAGGTGGGGGCGCGCAACGTGCAGAACTTCTCCCTGCTGCGCAAGCTGGGCGAGATCCGCAAGCCCATCTTCATGAAGCGCGGCCTGATGACCACCATCAAGGAGTTCCTTAGCGCCGCCGAGTACATCCTGGCCGGAGGCAACGACCAGGTGATCCTGTGCGAGCGGGGCATCCGCACCTTCGAGACCGCCACCCGCAACACCCTGGATCTCAGCGCGGTATGCGTGCTCAAGGAAAAGACCCACCTGCCCGTGGTGGTGGACCCCAGCCACGCCGTGGGCAACCGCCGCTACGTAAAGCCCCTGGCCCGCGCCTCCCTGGCCGTGGGGGCCGACGGCATCATGGTGGAGATGCACTGCGACCCCGAAAAGGCCCTGTGCGACGGGGACCAGTCCCTGACCCCCGCCGAGTTCAAGGCCATGATGGAAGAACTGAACGCCATGACCGCCCTGCGCCGGGGCTGGCTGGCCTGTTAGAGGGAACATCGTCATGAACAGCGCGCCCAGCCAAATCCAGCCCCCCAGCGACCAGGCCCAGACGGCCATCAACGCCCTGCGCGAGGAGATCGACCAGGTGGACCGCGAGCTGATGAGCCTGCTCAACCAGCGGGCCCGTCTGGCCCTGGACATCGGCCGGCTGAAAAAGAACGCCGGATTGCCGGTGTTCGTGCCCGAACGCGAGAGCGACCTGTTGGACAAGCTGGCCCAGGGCAACCACGGCCCCCTGCCCAACCGCTACCTGGTCAGCGTCTTCCGCGAGGTCATCTCCGCCTGCCGTTCCGTGCAGCAGCCGCTCAAGGTGGCCTTCCTGGGCCCGGAGTTCACCTTCAGCCATCAGGCCGCGGTGCAGCATTTCGGCAGCTCCTGCGGCATGGCCCCCCAGAGCGGCATCGCCGAAGTGTTTCGCGAGGTGGAGAGCGGCCGCTGCCAGGTGGGCTTGGTGCCGGTGGAGAACTCCGGCGAGGGCGCGGTGGGCGCGTCTCTGGACCAGTTCATGACCACCCAGCTCAAGGTGTGCGGCGAGGTGTACACGCCCATCAATCACGTGCTCATGTCCCAGGGGGATGACCTGGACGCCATCACCACGGTCTATTCCCATCCCCAAGCCCTGGCCCAGTGCCGTGGTTGGCTGACCCGCAACCTGCCCCAGGCTCGGGTGGCCGAGGCCCCCAGCACCGCCGCCGCCGCGCGCCAGGCCGCCGAGACGCCCGGCTCCGCCGCCATCGGGGCGGTGGCCGCCGCCCGGCACCATTGCCTCAAGGTGCTGGCCGAGGGCATCCAGGACTACACCTACAACACCACCCGCTTTCTGGTGATCGGCAAGCAGGACGTGCCCCCCTGCGGCCAGGACAAGACCTCCATCGTCTTCCTCACCGCCCACCGCCCCGGTTCTCTGTACAAGGCCCTGGGCGAGCTGGCCGAGCTGGGGGTAAACCTGAGCCGCATCGAAAGCCGTCCCACCAAGGACCGCCCCTGGGAATACGCCTTTTTCGTGGACCTGAACGGTCACCGCCAAGACCCCGAGGTGGCCCAGGCCCTGGCCGCCCTGGAGAGCCAGGTGGAACGTTTGCGCGTGCTGGGCTCGTTCCCGGCCGGGGAGATGCTCTCATGAACTCGGAGGATGACTTTGGCGGCTTTGGCCGCGCCGCCTCGGCCGAAGCCGCCGCCGGGCTCACCG contains:
- the aroF gene encoding 3-deoxy-7-phosphoheptulonate synthase, giving the protein MALASKMEIEVEAVEAMAAGAVAHKLKPQALLVSREAKPQDTVVHAGPVSVGGGGFTVIAGPCSVENPEQMLCTARWAQRYGAAILRGGAYKPRTSPYSFQGLGREGLELLAQARRLTGLPIVTEVMDSSDIDLVAEYADVIQVGARNVQNFSLLRKLGEIRKPIFMKRGLMTTIKEFLSAAEYILAGGNDQVILCERGIRTFETATRNTLDLSAVCVLKEKTHLPVVVDPSHAVGNRRYVKPLARASLAVGADGIMVEMHCDPEKALCDGDQSLTPAEFKAMMEELNAMTALRRGWLAC
- the pheA gene encoding prephenate dehydratase, with the translated sequence MNSAPSQIQPPSDQAQTAINALREEIDQVDRELMSLLNQRARLALDIGRLKKNAGLPVFVPERESDLLDKLAQGNHGPLPNRYLVSVFREVISACRSVQQPLKVAFLGPEFTFSHQAAVQHFGSSCGMAPQSGIAEVFREVESGRCQVGLVPVENSGEGAVGASLDQFMTTQLKVCGEVYTPINHVLMSQGDDLDAITTVYSHPQALAQCRGWLTRNLPQARVAEAPSTAAAARQAAETPGSAAIGAVAAARHHCLKVLAEGIQDYTYNTTRFLVIGKQDVPPCGQDKTSIVFLTAHRPGSLYKALGELAELGVNLSRIESRPTKDRPWEYAFFVDLNGHRQDPEVAQALAALESQVERLRVLGSFPAGEMLS